The Kordia sp. SMS9 DNA window AAAAATGGTACTCTAATGAACAAAATATTCAATCCACAACCGAACACTTGGGCAAGCATTTTAGAACGTCCAACGCAAACTGTAGACGACATTGAAGCTACAGTTTCGCAAATATTCTCAGAAGTACAAAAAAATGGCGATCAGGCAATCAAAAAATATACTTCGTTCTTTGACAATGTTGTGTTAGATACTCTAGTTGTCAGTCAAGTTGAAATGGACGCTGCTTCAAAAAACGTTTCAGAAAATCTAAAAGCAGCCATCGCTATCGCAAAGGCAAATATTACTTCGTTTCACAATGCACAAAAAACCGACAGAATAACGATAGAAACAACTCAGGGCGTATACTGTTGGCAAGAAAAAAGAGCCATTCAAAAAGTGGGACTGTATATTCCGGGCGGCACAGCACCATTATTTTCTACAATACTAATGCTCGCCATTCCTGCTACAATTGCAGGTTGTAACGAAATCATATTGTGTACGCCACCAAACAAAGAAGGCAGCGTAAATCCAGCAATATTGTATACAGCACAATTGTGCGGAATCACTAAAATCTACAAAGTTGGCGGTATTCAAGCTGTTGCCGGAATGACATTTGGAACAGAAACCATCTCAAAAGTGTACAAAATCTTTGGTCCAGGAAACCAATTTGTCACAGTTGCCAAACAACTCGCTACCAAATACGGAGTTGCTATTGACATGCCAGCAGGACCAAGTGAATTACTCGTTGTAGCAGACGATTCAGCAAATCCAGCCTTTGTGGCTTCCGATTTATTAAGTCAGGCAGAACATGGAACGGACAGTCAAGTGATTTTAGTAACAACCTCTGAGAAGGTTCTCACGGAAGTGGAAAAAGCAATAGAAATACAGCTAAACGTCTTGCCACGAAAAGAAATTGCGACCAAAGCGATTGACAATTCCAAACTGATTTATGTAGAAAACGATCAAATTGCACTCGATTTAATCAACGAATACGGACCAGAACACTTTATTGTATGTGTTAAAGATGAAGATTTCTACACCAACGGAATTCAAAATGCAGGTTCGGTCTTTGTAGGGAATTACACACCAGAAAGTGCAGGCGATTATGCTTCAGGAACCAATCACACGCTGCCAACTAACGGTTATGCAAAAGCATATTCAGGCGTGAATTTAGCAAGTTTTCAAAAAAGTGTCACTTTTCAAAAAATAACCGAAACTGGTATTCAAAATATTGGAAACGCCATCGAACTTATGGCGGAAGCAGAAGGTTTACAAGCACACAAAAACGCTGTCACATTACGTTTAGAAAGTCTAAAATAAAACATTCTGTCACATCGAGCGCAGTCGAGATGCGTTTGACACACTAATTAAAGTAAAAATGAACACATTCAATATAAATTCTCTCATCAGAGACAACATAAAAACACTAAAACCTTATTCTTCCGCAAGAGACGAATACAAAGCTACTGGGACAGATATGGTATTTTTAGATGCCAACGAAAATCCGTATGAAAATGGTGTCAATCGCTATCCAGATCCGAAGCAGTCAGCCGTAAAAGTTGCGTTGGCGAAAGTCAAAAATTGCAATCCAGCAAATATGGTATTGGGAAATGGAAGTGATGAAATTCTCGATTTAATTTTCAGAGCATTCTGTGAACCAAAACAAGACAATATCATCACGTTACCACCAACGTATGGAATGTACAAGGTATTGGCTGGCGTAAACGATGTAAAAGTCAGAGAAGTGTTCCTAACAGCAGCATTTCAACCGAATGTTGACAACATACTAAGCGCAGCAGATGAAAATAGTAAAATTCTCTTTCTCTGTTCGCCAAACAATCCTACAGGAAACAGTTTCAGCAACGAAGCTGTAGAAAAATTACTCAAAGAATTCAACGGAATTATAGTGATCGATGAAGCATATACAGACTTTTCTAGTCAGGAAAGTTGGTTGAATCGACTAGAAGAATTTCCAAACCTAATCATTACACAAACGCTGTCGAAAGCGTATGGAATGGCAGGAATCAGACTTGGAATCTGTTATGCTTCGCTCACTATTGTAGATGTGTTAAATCGTATTAAACCGCCGTATAACGTGAATTTACTGACACAATACAAAGCGTTGGAGCGAATTCAAGATCAAAAAAGTGTAGCGCAAGAAATTGCCAACATTCAAAA harbors:
- the hisD gene encoding histidinol dehydrogenase, whose translation is MNKIFNPQPNTWASILERPTQTVDDIEATVSQIFSEVQKNGDQAIKKYTSFFDNVVLDTLVVSQVEMDAASKNVSENLKAAIAIAKANITSFHNAQKTDRITIETTQGVYCWQEKRAIQKVGLYIPGGTAPLFSTILMLAIPATIAGCNEIILCTPPNKEGSVNPAILYTAQLCGITKIYKVGGIQAVAGMTFGTETISKVYKIFGPGNQFVTVAKQLATKYGVAIDMPAGPSELLVVADDSANPAFVASDLLSQAEHGTDSQVILVTTSEKVLTEVEKAIEIQLNVLPRKEIATKAIDNSKLIYVENDQIALDLINEYGPEHFIVCVKDEDFYTNGIQNAGSVFVGNYTPESAGDYASGTNHTLPTNGYAKAYSGVNLASFQKSVTFQKITETGIQNIGNAIELMAEAEGLQAHKNAVTLRLESLK
- the hisC gene encoding histidinol-phosphate transaminase; this translates as MNTFNINSLIRDNIKTLKPYSSARDEYKATGTDMVFLDANENPYENGVNRYPDPKQSAVKVALAKVKNCNPANMVLGNGSDEILDLIFRAFCEPKQDNIITLPPTYGMYKVLAGVNDVKVREVFLTAAFQPNVDNILSAADENSKILFLCSPNNPTGNSFSNEAVEKLLKEFNGIIVIDEAYTDFSSQESWLNRLEEFPNLIITQTLSKAYGMAGIRLGICYASLTIVDVLNRIKPPYNVNLLTQYKALERIQDQKSVAQEIANIQKNKAQLISALENVPFVKKIYPSDANFILVQVDNADLRYQQLITKGIVIRNRTTQPLCENCLRFTVGTAVENQRLIAVLKEIE